In Flavobacteriales bacterium, the DNA window CCACAGATGCGTGGATGATTCCGTAACGATCTACTTTGAAGTCGATCTTACCCGCTTTTACATCACTAACAGCCTTTGCAACATCCATAGTTACAGTACCCGTTTTCGGGTTAGGCATCAAACCACGCGGTCCGAGGATACGGCCCAATGGTCCGATCTTACCCATTACCGCAGGCATAGTGATGATCACGTCTACATCGGTCCAACCACCTTTGATCTTCTCGGTGAATTCGTCCAATCCGACAAAGTCAGCGCCGGCCTCTTGAGCCTCAGCTTCTTTGTCTGGAGTAACCAATGCGAGTACGCGAACATCTTTACCCGTTCCGTTAGGAAGGGTTACGACACCACGAACCATTTGATTGGCTTTGCGAGGGTCAACACCCAAGTGGATCGCTACATCTACCGATGCATCGAATTTCGTTTTGCTGACCTGTTTGATCAATCCAGAAGCATCCGCCAACGAGTAAAGTTTCCCTTTCTCGATCAGTGACTGTGCCTCTTTCTGTTTTTTCGTCAACTTCGCCATGTCACTATAAATTAAAACGGAGCTCTTCCGGTTACGGTTACACCCATACTACGAGCTGTTCCAGCTACCATGCGCATCGCGCTCTCTACTTCAAATGCATTCAAATCCTGCATTTTGTCTTCTGCGATGGTGCGAATCTGGTCCCAAGTGATCTTCGCCACTTTGACTCGGTTAGGTTCTCCTGATCCTTTTTTCGTTTTAGCTGCTTCCAAGATCTGAACGGCAGCGGGTGGAGTTTTGATCACGAAGTCAAAAGACTTATCCGCGTATACAGTGATCACCACAGGCAAGAGCTTACCGGCGTTATCCTGGGTACGCCCGTTGAATTG includes these proteins:
- the rplA gene encoding 50S ribosomal protein L1; this encodes MAKLTKKQKEAQSLIEKGKLYSLADASGLIKQVSKTKFDASVDVAIHLGVDPRKANQMVRGVVTLPNGTGKDVRVLALVTPDKEAEAQEAGADFVGLDEFTEKIKGGWTDVDVIITMPAVMGKIGPLGRILGPRGLMPNPKTGTVTMDVAKAVSDVKAGKIDFKVDRYGIIHASVAKASFEAGKIQENARELLQTIVKLKPTAAKGTYVKSIYMSSTMSPSVAVDPKSITGVTAE
- the rplK gene encoding 50S ribosomal protein L11; amino-acid sequence: MAKEVVGLIKLQVRGGAANPSPPVGPALGAKGVNIMEFCKQFNGRTQDNAGKLLPVVITVYADKSFDFVIKTPPAAVQILEAAKTKKGSGEPNRVKVAKITWDQIRTIAEDKMQDLNAFEVESAMRMVAGTARSMGVTVTGRAPF